One part of the Sorangiineae bacterium MSr11954 genome encodes these proteins:
- a CDS encoding AMP-binding protein, translating to MTRPSYAHGASDIPLLGETIGENLRRTVERVPGRDALVVRAQGYRATYRQLWNATTEFARGLMALGVKAGDRVGIWSPNRFEWVVIQYATARVGAVLVNINPAYKTAELEYALTQSQVSVLFLARRFRQSDYVGMLDEVRGRCSELRLALTLDDDWGRVLEMGQDVPAEELEAREKALQFDDPINIQYTSGTTGFPKGATLSHHNVLNNGFFIGEGLRLTDADRVCIPVPFYHCFGMVLGNLACTTHGAAMIIPGEAYEPRLVLETVTAEKCTALYGVPTMFIGELDLPDFDTFDLGSLRTGIMAGSPCPVEVMKKVIARMNMREVTICYGMTETSPVSTQSSTTDALEKRVGTVGRVHPHVEIKIVSPDTGAVVPRGERGELCTRGYSVMIGYWNDAAATAAAIDETGWMHTGDLATMDDDGYVNIVGRIKDMIIRGGENIYPREVEEFLHTHPAVSEAQVIGVPSLKYGEEVMAWVRKKPGATITDAELTAFCTGKIATYKIPRFWKFVDEFPMTVTGKVQKFRMRELAIAELGIEAASAMRTA from the coding sequence ATGACCCGTCCATCGTATGCGCATGGCGCGAGCGACATCCCCCTCCTGGGTGAGACCATCGGCGAAAATCTACGGCGGACCGTGGAGCGGGTTCCCGGGCGGGATGCGCTGGTGGTGCGTGCGCAGGGGTATCGAGCGACGTATCGGCAGCTCTGGAATGCTACGACGGAGTTTGCGCGCGGGCTGATGGCGCTGGGGGTCAAGGCGGGCGATCGGGTGGGGATTTGGTCGCCCAATCGGTTCGAGTGGGTGGTCATTCAGTATGCGACGGCGCGGGTGGGGGCGGTGCTCGTGAACATCAACCCCGCGTACAAGACGGCGGAGCTCGAATATGCGCTCACGCAGTCGCAGGTCAGCGTGCTGTTTCTCGCGCGGAGGTTTCGTCAGAGCGATTACGTGGGGATGCTCGACGAGGTGCGCGGGCGGTGTTCGGAGTTGCGACTGGCGCTGACGCTCGATGACGATTGGGGGCGCGTGCTCGAGATGGGGCAGGACGTGCCGGCCGAGGAGCTCGAGGCGCGTGAAAAGGCGCTTCAATTCGACGATCCGATCAACATTCAATATACGTCGGGCACCACAGGGTTCCCGAAGGGCGCGACTTTGTCGCACCACAATGTGCTCAACAATGGCTTCTTCATCGGCGAAGGGCTGCGCCTCACCGACGCCGATCGCGTCTGCATTCCGGTGCCGTTTTATCATTGCTTCGGCATGGTGCTCGGCAACCTGGCGTGCACCACGCATGGCGCGGCCATGATCATCCCCGGCGAAGCGTACGAGCCGCGCCTGGTGCTCGAGACGGTCACCGCCGAAAAGTGCACGGCGCTCTACGGGGTCCCCACCATGTTCATCGGGGAGCTGGATCTGCCCGACTTCGACACGTTCGATTTGGGCTCCCTCCGGACGGGCATCATGGCCGGCTCACCGTGCCCGGTGGAGGTCATGAAGAAGGTCATCGCGCGGATGAACATGCGCGAGGTGACCATCTGCTACGGAATGACGGAGACGTCGCCGGTCTCGACCCAGAGCTCCACCACCGATGCCCTCGAAAAACGCGTGGGGACCGTGGGCCGCGTGCACCCGCACGTCGAGATCAAAATCGTGAGCCCCGACACGGGGGCCGTGGTCCCGCGCGGCGAGCGGGGAGAGCTCTGCACCCGAGGCTACAGCGTGATGATCGGATATTGGAACGATGCCGCCGCCACCGCGGCCGCCATCGACGAGACCGGGTGGATGCACACCGGCGATCTTGCCACCATGGATGACGATGGCTATGTGAACATCGTCGGGCGCATCAAGGATATGATCATCCGCGGCGGCGAAAATATCTATCCGCGCGAGGTCGAGGAGTTCCTCCATACGCACCCCGCCGTGAGCGAGGCGCAGGTGATCGGGGTGCCCAGCCTGAAATACGGTGAGGAGGTCATGGCCTGGGTGCGCAAAAAGCCGGGTGCCACCATCACCGATGCGGAGCTCACCGCCTTCTGTACCGGCAAGATTG
- a CDS encoding 3-oxoacid CoA-transferase subunit B, whose protein sequence is MDRARPLSRRDMAARVARDIPEGWYVNLGIGMPTSIADCVPRDREVIIHSENGILGMGPAPAPHAASDWLINAGKQHVTLQTGGSYMHHADSFAIIRGGHLDLCVLGAYEVAENGDIANWATSEADTAPAVGGAMDLAVGAKRIWVMMEHTTKEGAPRLVHRCTYPLTALGVVQRIYTNLAVIDVTPSGFRVIEMVPGLSLPDLRAQTGAPLQLGESAELR, encoded by the coding sequence ATGGATCGAGCCCGCCCCCTCTCCCGCCGCGACATGGCCGCCCGCGTCGCCCGCGACATTCCCGAAGGCTGGTACGTCAATTTGGGAATTGGAATGCCGACCTCGATCGCCGATTGCGTCCCCCGCGATCGCGAGGTCATCATCCACTCCGAAAATGGCATTCTGGGCATGGGCCCCGCGCCCGCCCCCCACGCCGCCAGCGACTGGCTCATCAACGCCGGCAAGCAGCACGTGACCCTGCAAACCGGCGGCTCGTACATGCACCACGCCGACAGCTTCGCCATCATCCGCGGCGGCCACCTCGATCTCTGCGTCCTCGGCGCCTACGAGGTGGCCGAAAACGGCGACATCGCCAACTGGGCCACCTCCGAAGCCGACACCGCCCCCGCCGTGGGCGGCGCCATGGACCTCGCCGTCGGCGCCAAACGCATTTGGGTGATGATGGAGCACACCACCAAAGAAGGCGCCCCCCGCCTGGTCCACCGCTGCACTTATCCCCTCACCGCCCTCGGCGTCGTCCAGCGCATCTACACCAACCTCGCCGTCATCGACGTCACCCCCTCCGGCTTCCGCGTCATCGAAATGGTCCCCGGCCTCTCCCTCCCCGATCTCCGCGCCCAAACCGGCGCCCCACTGCAGCTGGGAGAATCCGCAGAGCTCCGCTGA
- a CDS encoding 3-oxoacid CoA-transferase subunit A gives MIDKRVNTVAEALAGVADGSTVLIGGFGSVGQPNALIEGLIEQGAKDLVVVSNNAGTGRTGLARLMELRRVRRIVCSFPRSAGSVVFEELYRKGQIELEIVPQGTLAERIRAAGAGVGAFYTPTAYGTRLSQGKETRILHGRPHVLEYALSADLALIEAWCADRWGNLTYRETGRNFNAVMATAAKRTVVQTTHFVELGALDPEAIVTPGVHVHGIVQVPSELGMSRIPA, from the coding sequence ATGATCGACAAGCGCGTGAACACCGTGGCCGAGGCCCTGGCCGGGGTCGCCGACGGCTCGACGGTCCTGATCGGCGGCTTCGGATCGGTGGGGCAGCCGAACGCGCTGATCGAAGGCCTCATCGAGCAGGGCGCCAAGGATCTCGTGGTGGTCTCGAACAACGCGGGGACCGGGCGCACCGGGCTCGCTCGGCTGATGGAGCTCCGTCGGGTGCGCCGCATCGTATGCAGCTTTCCGCGCAGCGCGGGCTCGGTCGTGTTCGAGGAGCTCTATCGCAAAGGCCAAATCGAGCTCGAGATCGTGCCGCAAGGGACGTTGGCCGAGCGCATCCGCGCCGCGGGCGCAGGAGTCGGTGCATTCTACACGCCAACCGCCTACGGCACGCGCCTATCGCAGGGCAAGGAGACGCGCATCCTCCATGGCCGCCCGCACGTCCTCGAGTACGCGCTCAGCGCCGATCTGGCGCTCATCGAAGCGTGGTGCGCCGATCGCTGGGGAAACCTGACGTACCGCGAGACCGGCCGAAATTTCAACGCGGTCATGGCCACGGCGGCCAAGCGAACCGTGGTTCAAACGACGCATTTCGTGGAGCTCGGCGCGCTCGATCCGGAGGCCATCGTCACCCCCGGCGTCCACGTCCACGGCATCGTGCAGGTGCCGTCCGAGCTCGGCATGAGCCGCATCCCCGCATGA
- the pcaH gene encoding protocatechuate 3,4-dioxygenase subunit beta, producing MNHGTYRPPIPGSQPPYAYDPYGSTRKRAPKQPLVRLPTTWTEASGPSFSPAVVPPIANLAKTAEGREAIGERIVVAGKVTDEDGRPVPGTMIELWQANATGRYDHGGDQHDAPLDPNFRGIGRVFTDDEGRYRFTSIKPGAYPWRNHPNAWRPNHIHFSLFGAGYASRLITQMYFPGDPLLAIDPVYNSIPDPDARARLVSTFDIELTMPEYALGYRFDLVLRGLSATPFENG from the coding sequence ATGAACCACGGCACCTACCGACCTCCCATCCCCGGGAGCCAACCGCCCTACGCGTACGATCCCTATGGGAGCACGCGCAAGCGCGCCCCCAAGCAGCCGCTCGTACGGCTGCCCACCACGTGGACCGAGGCCAGCGGTCCCTCCTTTTCACCGGCGGTGGTGCCCCCCATCGCCAACCTGGCCAAGACCGCCGAGGGTCGCGAGGCCATCGGCGAGCGCATCGTGGTGGCCGGCAAGGTCACCGACGAAGATGGCCGGCCCGTACCGGGCACCATGATCGAGCTCTGGCAGGCCAACGCCACCGGCCGATACGACCACGGCGGCGACCAGCACGACGCCCCGCTCGATCCGAATTTTCGCGGCATCGGCCGCGTCTTCACCGACGACGAGGGCCGCTACCGATTCACGAGCATCAAGCCGGGCGCCTATCCCTGGCGGAATCACCCCAACGCATGGCGACCGAACCATATCCACTTTTCCCTCTTCGGCGCCGGCTACGCCTCGCGGCTGATCACGCAAATGTATTTTCCGGGCGACCCTTTGCTGGCCATCGATCCCGTCTACAACTCCATCCCCGATCCCGACGCGCGCGCGCGGCTCGTTTCCACCTTCGACATCGAGCTGACCATGCCGGAGTACGCGCTCGGCTACCGCTTCGACCTCGTGCTCCGAGGCCTCTCGGCCACCCCTTTCGAGAACGGATGA
- the pobA gene encoding 4-hydroxybenzoate 3-monooxygenase: protein MAHTKTVTRVSTQVGIVGAGPAGLLLAHLLHLRGIESVVLEARSRDYVENRLRAGVLEQGTADLLTATGLGERMRRQGLVHDGIFLRFAGRSHRIDFRELTGKAILVYGQHEVVRDLVAARLAYGGPLRFDVDGVRVEGLTSHRPTIRFRDASREEVELTCDFIAGCDGFHGVCRPSIPPSAIHFFEREFPFAWLGILAEAPPSSTELVYAHHERGFALLSMRSPTVSRLYLQCAPNEDLGDWSDDRIWSELRTRLATRDGFALKDGPILQRGITPMRGFVAEPMRFGRLFLAGDAAHIVPPTGAKGLNLAVADVQWLAEALGAFFRSGDETLLEQYSARCLQRVWKAERFSSWMTAMLHRVTGQSDYDYRVQLAELDYIASSKSAQATLAENYVGLPFS from the coding sequence ATGGCACATACGAAGACCGTCACACGGGTGAGCACGCAGGTGGGCATCGTGGGCGCGGGGCCGGCCGGCCTCCTGCTCGCCCACTTGCTGCACCTTCGCGGAATCGAGTCGGTGGTGCTCGAGGCGCGCTCGCGCGACTACGTCGAGAACCGGCTGCGCGCCGGCGTCCTCGAACAGGGCACCGCCGATTTGCTCACCGCCACCGGCCTCGGCGAGCGCATGCGCCGCCAAGGTCTGGTCCACGACGGCATCTTTCTTCGCTTCGCGGGCCGCTCGCACCGCATCGACTTCCGCGAGCTCACCGGCAAGGCCATCCTCGTTTACGGCCAGCACGAGGTCGTCCGCGATCTGGTCGCCGCGCGCCTCGCCTACGGCGGCCCCCTCCGGTTCGACGTCGACGGCGTCCGCGTCGAGGGCCTCACCTCGCATCGTCCCACCATCCGCTTCCGCGATGCGTCGCGCGAAGAGGTCGAGCTCACCTGCGACTTCATCGCCGGGTGCGACGGATTTCACGGCGTATGCCGCCCTTCGATCCCGCCCTCGGCCATTCACTTCTTCGAGCGCGAGTTCCCCTTCGCCTGGCTCGGCATTTTGGCGGAGGCACCGCCGAGCTCCACGGAGCTCGTCTATGCCCACCACGAGCGCGGCTTCGCGCTCTTGAGCATGCGCTCGCCCACGGTGAGCCGTCTGTATTTGCAGTGTGCACCGAACGAAGATCTCGGCGATTGGTCCGACGATCGCATCTGGTCGGAGCTCCGCACCCGCCTCGCCACCCGCGACGGCTTCGCCTTGAAGGACGGCCCCATCCTCCAGCGGGGCATCACCCCGATGCGCGGCTTCGTCGCCGAGCCCATGCGCTTTGGCCGGCTCTTTCTGGCCGGCGACGCCGCGCACATCGTTCCCCCCACCGGGGCCAAAGGATTGAACTTGGCGGTGGCCGACGTGCAATGGCTCGCCGAGGCGCTGGGGGCCTTCTTCCGCTCGGGCGACGAAACGTTGCTCGAGCAATATTCGGCGCGCTGCCTCCAGCGCGTCTGGAAGGCCGAGCGCTTCTCGTCGTGGATGACGGCGATGCTCCATCGGGTGACCGGACAATCCGACTACGATTACCGCGTTCAATTGGCCGAGCTCGATTACATTGCATCGTCCAAATCGGCGCAGGCGACCCTCGCAGAAAACTACGTAGGACTCCCCTTCTCGTAG
- a CDS encoding benzaldehyde dehydrogenase codes for MSTQAMRAGRVDGSSGELLPQATWRGRVFSSGWRELETSTDVVEPATLQVVGRIGLASPGDIGRAVGLAREAQSAWADLPYEERAAIFRRASQLMQEHTAEISSWIMRESGGTRGKAAFEVGLALKALHEASAMPSQPQGIVLPSQPDCVSIARRRPIGVVGVIAPFNFPLYLALRAVAPALAVGNAVVLKPDPRTAVCGGVVIARIFQEAGLPEGVLHMLPGAADAGAALCAHPQVGMIQFTGSSTAGRKVGELAGRNLKKVSLELGGKNSLIVLDDADLDLAVSNAAWGAYLHQGQICMASSRILVHRKLEKEFVAKLAEKAAGLPTGDPSTDENVVIGPLINQGQRDHIVSIVRDSIDAGARLETGGTYQKLFFRPTVLSQVKPGMRAFEEEIFGPVAPVTAFDDDREAVALANQTEYGLSGAILSSSVGRATALGRQLRTGLLHINNQTIDDEVINPFGGVGVSGNGTSIGGPANWDEFTQWQWMTIRDKAPARPI; via the coding sequence ATGAGCACGCAAGCCATGAGAGCGGGGCGAGTCGATGGTTCGAGCGGCGAGCTTCTTCCCCAAGCCACATGGCGCGGGCGCGTTTTTTCCTCCGGATGGCGCGAGCTGGAGACGTCGACCGACGTGGTGGAGCCGGCGACACTGCAGGTGGTGGGCCGCATCGGCCTCGCAAGTCCCGGCGACATCGGGCGCGCGGTCGGCCTCGCACGGGAAGCTCAATCGGCGTGGGCCGACCTACCGTACGAGGAGCGCGCCGCGATCTTTCGCCGTGCGTCGCAGCTGATGCAGGAGCACACGGCCGAGATCAGCTCGTGGATCATGCGTGAGAGCGGAGGGACGCGCGGAAAAGCGGCCTTCGAGGTGGGGCTCGCGCTCAAAGCGCTCCATGAAGCGTCGGCGATGCCATCGCAGCCGCAAGGGATCGTGCTCCCCAGCCAACCCGATTGCGTCAGCATCGCGCGAAGGCGCCCCATCGGTGTGGTGGGCGTCATTGCGCCCTTCAACTTCCCGCTCTATCTGGCCCTTCGTGCGGTCGCCCCCGCGCTGGCGGTGGGCAATGCCGTGGTGCTCAAACCCGATCCGCGCACGGCCGTCTGCGGAGGTGTGGTCATCGCGCGCATCTTCCAGGAGGCGGGGCTCCCCGAGGGCGTTCTCCATATGTTGCCCGGCGCGGCGGATGCCGGCGCGGCGCTCTGCGCCCATCCGCAGGTGGGGATGATTCAGTTCACGGGCTCCTCCACGGCGGGACGCAAGGTCGGCGAGCTCGCGGGGCGGAATCTCAAGAAAGTGTCGCTGGAGCTCGGGGGCAAAAATTCGCTCATCGTGCTCGATGACGCCGATCTCGATCTGGCGGTGTCGAATGCAGCCTGGGGTGCCTATTTGCACCAAGGGCAAATCTGCATGGCGTCGAGCCGGATTTTGGTGCACCGCAAGCTCGAAAAAGAGTTCGTGGCCAAGCTGGCGGAGAAGGCGGCGGGCTTGCCCACCGGCGATCCATCGACCGACGAGAACGTCGTCATCGGCCCGCTCATCAATCAAGGGCAGCGCGATCACATCGTATCCATCGTGCGCGATAGCATCGACGCGGGCGCGCGGCTGGAGACGGGGGGAACGTACCAAAAACTCTTCTTCCGCCCCACCGTCTTGAGCCAGGTCAAGCCGGGCATGCGCGCCTTCGAGGAGGAAATCTTCGGCCCCGTCGCCCCGGTGACCGCCTTCGACGACGATCGCGAGGCGGTGGCCTTGGCCAACCAGACCGAATATGGGCTCTCGGGCGCCATTCTTTCGAGCTCCGTGGGGCGCGCCACCGCGCTGGGGCGGCAGCTGCGCACGGGGCTATTGCATATCAACAATCAAACCATCGACGACGAGGTCATCAACCCCTTCGGCGGCGTGGGCGTATCGGGAAATGGAACGAGCATCGGCGGGCCCGCCAACTGGGACGAGTTCACGCAATGGCAATGGATGACGATTCGCGACAAAGCACCTGCGCGTCCGATTTGA
- a CDS encoding cytochrome P460 family protein codes for MNDRARWAFGVALCNFCVAGLGIAGCGAREPAPADTRNELASLPATSELDPHGWKVITSAIHRNDGTMSTLFGNDIAVKASRAGQMPYPPGADLSWVTWASQEDAHWFGAKIPGKVQSVERVRFETAGGQPSYDKYEGSPWTKHAVEPAAAAERVAYIVRQRASVMP; via the coding sequence ATGAACGATCGTGCGCGATGGGCCTTTGGCGTCGCTCTTTGCAACTTTTGCGTCGCGGGTCTCGGGATCGCGGGCTGTGGGGCGCGCGAGCCCGCGCCCGCGGATACGCGCAACGAGCTTGCGTCCTTGCCGGCGACATCCGAGCTCGATCCGCACGGGTGGAAGGTCATCACGTCGGCGATCCATCGAAACGACGGTACGATGTCGACGCTCTTCGGCAACGACATCGCCGTAAAAGCGAGCCGCGCCGGGCAAATGCCGTATCCGCCGGGGGCCGATCTTTCGTGGGTCACTTGGGCGAGCCAAGAGGACGCGCATTGGTTTGGCGCGAAGATTCCTGGCAAGGTCCAATCCGTCGAACGGGTTCGGTTCGAGACGGCGGGCGGCCAACCTTCGTATGATAAATACGAGGGCAGCCCCTGGACGAAACATGCCGTGGAGCCGGCGGCGGCCGCCGAGCGCGTGGCGTACATCGTCCGTCAGCGGGCTTCGGTGATGCCGTAG
- a CDS encoding IS66 family transposase — protein sequence MQAELEVLKRAFARRTEKMGKMPKIARPPRTPAEIAERRTEQALLRAEHIVTEEKTEPVPETLKKCHLCGGTNFRSVGTGKPSEVYSYVPGYFRRVVHTREVVACRCGGCVITAPPPERWSDKTRYDSSFVAHLVVSKCLVVTPLYRLEQSFARLGMPIARSTMNDLFRRAAQKLEPLRAPLFDVIKKDFLVHVDETSFTLTKQTSKAFIWAFVGKRLTGYRFELTRGGDAPLEVLGDSPGAFLCDDYRGYDPLEKRGLRQRCGCLAHVRRKFFEAGEVPEAKEALDLIAGMYGVEHEAEHRAFLGTAEHLALRRTYARPLFVRLLLLSRELRRAHGPKTLLGRAAHYVWRNLRPLGRFLRDPRIRLDNNLAENALRLVALGRKNFLFVHSEDAGKELALLYSLVVSCTRVAINPVEYIADVLERIDKTADDNLSNLLPDRWKPHAIASPSTFFDP from the coding sequence ATGCAGGCCGAGCTCGAGGTGCTCAAACGCGCCTTCGCCAGGCGTACCGAGAAGATGGGCAAGATGCCCAAGATCGCGCGGCCACCGAGGACGCCAGCGGAGATCGCCGAGCGCCGCACGGAGCAGGCTTTGCTTCGCGCGGAACACATCGTCACAGAAGAGAAGACGGAGCCCGTGCCCGAGACGCTGAAGAAGTGTCATCTTTGCGGCGGCACGAATTTTCGCAGCGTCGGCACCGGCAAGCCATCCGAGGTTTACTCGTACGTCCCGGGCTACTTCCGACGTGTTGTGCACACGCGCGAGGTCGTCGCGTGTCGATGCGGTGGATGCGTCATTACCGCGCCGCCGCCGGAGCGTTGGTCGGACAAGACGCGGTACGATTCGAGCTTCGTTGCGCACCTCGTCGTCTCGAAGTGCCTTGTCGTCACGCCGCTTTATCGTCTCGAGCAGTCGTTCGCGCGGCTCGGTATGCCCATCGCACGAAGCACGATGAATGACTTGTTCCGGCGTGCGGCGCAAAAGCTCGAGCCCCTCCGAGCCCCGCTCTTCGACGTCATCAAGAAGGACTTCCTCGTCCATGTCGACGAGACGTCGTTTACGCTGACGAAGCAAACCTCGAAGGCGTTTATCTGGGCCTTTGTTGGCAAGCGCCTCACGGGATATCGCTTTGAGCTCACGCGTGGTGGCGATGCTCCACTCGAGGTCCTCGGTGATTCGCCTGGCGCATTTCTGTGCGACGATTATCGTGGATATGACCCGCTCGAGAAGCGAGGACTCCGTCAGCGATGTGGCTGTCTCGCTCACGTTCGTCGGAAATTTTTCGAGGCCGGGGAGGTGCCCGAAGCGAAGGAAGCACTCGACCTCATCGCCGGAATGTACGGTGTCGAGCACGAGGCAGAGCATCGCGCGTTCCTTGGCACGGCCGAGCATCTCGCGCTGCGGCGCACCTATGCACGGCCTCTATTTGTCCGATTACTTCTGCTTTCTCGCGAACTTCGTCGTGCACACGGACCGAAGACGTTGCTCGGTCGTGCCGCGCACTATGTATGGCGCAACCTGCGCCCGCTCGGCCGTTTTCTCCGCGATCCGCGCATCCGCCTGGACAATAACTTGGCAGAAAATGCCCTTAGGCTCGTCGCTCTTGGCCGGAAAAATTTTCTATTTGTCCACAGCGAGGACGCCGGTAAGGAACTCGCTCTGCTCTACTCACTGGTCGTCTCGTGCACACGCGTTGCCATCAATCCCGTTGAGTACATCGCGGACGTCCTCGAACGCATCGACAAGACCGCCGACGACAATCTCTCGAACCTCCTGCCCGATCGCTGGAAACCACACGCGATCGCATCACCCTCGACGTTCTTCGACCCTTAG
- the tnpB gene encoding IS66 family insertion sequence element accessory protein TnpB (TnpB, as the term is used for proteins encoded by IS66 family insertion elements, is considered an accessory protein, since TnpC, encoded by a neighboring gene, is a DDE family transposase.), giving the protein MLSLGPGIEIVLASAPVDLRRGHDGLVTLVQSLWKADPYSGTLFVFLGRRMDRVKILFFSAGGFVVYYKRLESGRFTLPRIPEGASCIDLDATSLTMLLDGVDLRLVRRTPMWKPAKTTAEAKKGIDIRRSA; this is encoded by the coding sequence GTGTTGAGTCTCGGGCCCGGCATCGAGATCGTCCTCGCGAGTGCGCCCGTCGACCTTCGGCGCGGACACGATGGCCTCGTGACGCTCGTGCAGTCTTTGTGGAAGGCCGACCCGTACAGTGGCACCCTCTTCGTGTTTCTTGGTCGCCGCATGGATCGCGTGAAGATCCTCTTCTTCAGCGCGGGCGGCTTCGTTGTCTATTACAAAAGGCTCGAATCTGGGCGCTTCACGCTGCCGCGGATCCCTGAAGGGGCCTCATGCATCGACCTCGACGCGACGTCGCTCACCATGCTGCTCGATGGTGTCGATCTTCGTCTCGTTCGACGCACACCGATGTGGAAACCCGCGAAGACGACCGCCGAAGCGAAAAAGGGGATCGACATTCGGCGGAGTGCATGA
- a CDS encoding GNAT family N-acetyltransferase yields MNIKRDRPARRLCPYGYVAPEHRHGGIGRALIARAEAWAREQGCTELASDTWADNHDAQRAHAALGFELVDRCVTYRKSLGE; encoded by the coding sequence ATGAACATCAAACGCGACCGCCCCGCACGGCGTCTTTGCCCGTACGGTTACGTAGCCCCGGAGCATCGGCACGGCGGCATCGGGCGCGCGCTGATCGCTCGCGCCGAAGCTTGGGCGAGGGAGCAAGGGTGCACCGAGCTCGCGTCCGATACGTGGGCCGACAACCACGATGCGCAGCGCGCGCACGCCGCGCTCGGGTTCGAGCTCGTGGATCGCTGCGTGACCTACCGCAAGTCGCTCGGCGAATGA